A section of the Castanea sativa cultivar Marrone di Chiusa Pesio chromosome 12, ASM4071231v1 genome encodes:
- the LOC142620637 gene encoding uncharacterized protein LOC142620637, which produces METLVKKWGNMSLDDREGGEVQLNENEYSKKVTIAEKFLTKRALNTEAVIRTFNPTWRPKNGFKVRNVGNHIILFIFDNEEEVEKIMEGEPWSFNKHLVMIKRYDYSIPVKDLVFEHVSLWVQVHDIPIKYLSREIAEKLCEAAGEVNKEPNLVEVDRGSVMRIRVRVDTTLPLCRGRIFTLKNGSKGWVSFKYACQMYSTGVAGWITLTEIVIAGYKVVVL; this is translated from the coding sequence ATGGAAACACTAGTTAAGAAATGGGGTAATATGTCTTTGGATGATAGAGAAGGTGGTGAGGTGCAATTGAATGAGAATGAGTACTCGAAGAAAGTCACAATTGCAGAAAAATTCTTGACCAAGCGAGCCCTGAATACAGAAGCTGTAATACGGACCTTTAATCCAACCTGGCGGCCAAAGAATGGATTTAAGGTGCGTAATGTGGGAAACCACATCATCTTATTCATTTTTGATAATGAGGAGGAGGTGGAGAAAATTATGGAAGGGGAACCGTGGAGTTTCAACAAGCACTTGGTAATGATTAAACGGTATGACTATAGCATCCCAGTTAAGGATTTAGTCTTTGAACATGTATCTCTTTGGGTGCAAGTCCATGACATCCCAATTAAATATTTGAGTCGAGAAATTGCTGAGAAACTTTGCGAAGCAGCGGGGGAAGTCAATAAGGAGCCAAACTTAGTGGAGGTAGACCGTGGCAGTGTCATGAGGATTAGAGTAAGGGTAGACACAACCCTTCCGCTCTGTAGGGGGAGAATCTTCACACTTAAAAATGGGTCAAAGGGATGGGTATCTTTTAAATATGCCTGCCAAATGTATTCTACTGGTGTGGCCGGTTGGATCACTTTGACAGAGATTGTGATCGCTGGATACAAAGTAGTAGTACTCTAA
- the LOC142618303 gene encoding photosystem II reaction center PSB28 protein, chloroplastic has translation MATLHSLALASPVSHHLQQPRSSSGIVSWAAVHRSAKSLFNGLPLHLPRLRVAPLRQNSHGSIIMMVKPTIQFIQGTDEQTVPDVRLTKSRDGTNGMAIFKFDQPSVFDSSGEVGDITGFYMIDEEGVLQSVDVNAKFVNGKPAGIEAKYVMRTPRDWDRFMRFMERYSDANGLQFIKK, from the exons atggCAACCCTGCATTCTCTTGCTTTGGCCTCTCCAGTCTCACACCATTTGCAGCAGCCACGCTCTTCCTCAG GCATAGTATCTTGGGCTGCTGTCCATAGAAGTGCAAAGTCATTATTCAATGGCCTACCTCTTCACTTGCCTCGTCTGAGGGTAGCTCCGCTAAGACAGAACTCCCATGGATCCATTATAATGATGGTCAAACCAACAATTCAGTTCATCCAAGGAACTGATGAACAGACAGTACCAGATGTGAGGCTAACCAAGTCTAGAGATGGCACAAATGGTATGGCTATCTTCAAGTTTGATCAGCCCTCAGTTTTTGATTCATCTGGTGAAGTTGGTGATATCACTGGTTTTTACATGATTGATGAGGAAGGGGTTCTTCAGTCAGTTGATGTAAATGCCAAATTTGTCAACGGAAAGCCTGCAGGAATTGAAGCTAAGTATGTGATGCGGACTCCTCGAGATTGGGACAGATTCATGAGATTCATGGAGAGATACTCCGATGCGAATGGCTtgcaattcataaaaaaatga